One Betta splendens chromosome 8, fBetSpl5.4, whole genome shotgun sequence DNA segment encodes these proteins:
- the atp5mf gene encoding ATP synthase subunit f, mitochondrial, whose translation MPLVFLSPIILCGKFVAPGKMADRPVPIAEKRLMDVKLGELGKWLGGRDFTPNGIIAASRRGYDRYYNKYINVKKGGIGGIAMLLAGYVAISYLWEYDHIKHDRWRKYH comes from the exons ATGCCCCTCGTCTTTTTATCCCCCATCATCCTCTGCGGCAAGTTTGTTGCACCGGGCAAGATGGCGGATAGACCAG TTCCCATTGCTGAGAAGCGACTGATGGACGTGAAACTGGGTGAGCTGGGAAAATGGCTCGGAGGCAGAGACTTCACTCCCAATGGCATCATCGCAGCCTCTCGCAGAG GCTATGATAGATACTACAACAAGTACATTAACGTAAAGAAGGGAGGTATTGGTGGCATAGCTATGCTGCTGGCTGGCTACGTCGCCATCAGCTACCTGTGGGAGTACGACCACATCA AACATGATCGCTGGAGGAAGTACCACTGA
- the cpsf4 gene encoding cleavage and polyadenylation specificity factor subunit 4: MQEILANVDHIKFDLELAVEQQLGAQPLPFPGMDKSGSAVCEFFIRAACLKGGMCPFRHISGEKTVVCKHWLRGLCKKGDQCEFLHEYDMTKMPECYFYSKFGECSNKECPFLHIDPESKIKDCPWYDRGFCKHGPDCRHRHTRRVICVNYLVGFCPEGKSCKFMHPRFELPMGASEQPPLPQLSQNQIKLAPSTGRSSLSLIQLTNTSPGQRPQNNTIAGVAVHQNNMIANRGPRPLDQVTCYKCGEKGHYANKCTKGHLAFLSGQ; this comes from the exons ATGCAGGAGATTCTGGCTAACGTGGATCACATCAAGTTTGACCTGGAgctggctgtggagcagcagctgggagcgCAGCCGCTGCCGTTCCCCGGCATGGACA AGTCGGGATCGGCCGTGTGCGAGTTCTTCATAAGAGCAGCTTGTCTGAAgg GAGGGATGTGTCCGTTTCGCCACATCAGTGGGGAGAAGACGGTGGTGTGTAAGCATTGGCTCAGAGGACTATGTAAGAAGGGAGACCAGTGCGAGTTCCTCCATGAATACGACATGACCAAGATGCCTGAATGCTACTTCTACTCAAAGTTTG GTGAGTGCAGCAACAAGGAGTGTCCCTTCCTGCACATTGATCCAGAGTCCAAGATCAAAGACTGTCCGTGGTACGACAGAGGCTTCTGCAAACACG GTCctgactgcagacacagacacacaaggagGGTAATTTGTGTGAATTACTTAGTGGGCTTCTGTCCAGAAGGAAAATCCTGTAAATTTATGCa TCCTCGCTTTGAGTTGCCAATGGGAGCTTCTGAACAACCCCCTCTACCACAGCTAAGCCAGAACCAAATAAAG TTGGCACCAAGCACTGGTCGCTCGTCGCTCTCTTTAATCCAGTTGACCAACACCAGTCCAGGCCAACGGCCTCAGAACAACACGATTGCTGGCGTTGCTGTTCATCAAAATAACATGATTGCCAACAGAGGACCTCGACCTCTGGACCAGGTCACCTGCTACAAG TGTGGTGAGAAAGGCCATTACGCCAACAAATGCACTAAAGGCCATCTGGCCTTCCTGAGTGGACAGTAA